One window from the genome of Equus quagga isolate Etosha38 chromosome 6, UCLA_HA_Equagga_1.0, whole genome shotgun sequence encodes:
- the LOC124240741 gene encoding uncharacterized protein LOC124240741 produces the protein MHIPVCKRGKPREEAVRRGALYPFELALQDQLGSARELPKHFRPASAEAWLSARLPQPQFQRRRRLGAGPVAAEPAICEWLGLGRRRFWKLLESARVAEVTPAARGWGVIKTSARPAAEGLTLSKETGARLAAPWPAGARVGRRRGASNPVGGRAREGLPGRRRLRWRPWAGAAVRRRGLQDCGPRGAPAVRSPKASARAELPQSACSQRVTTHGAAPPCLPKPHLRGQGLSTRILGCSSFPPSQIFSRCPAPSALKHTT, from the exons ATGCACATTCCCGTGTGCAAAAGGGGGAAACCCAGAGAAGAAGCTGTTCGAAGAGGAGCCTTATACCCATTTGAGCTTGCCCTCCAAGACCAACTGGGCTCAGCACGTGAACTACCAAAG CACTTCCGGCCGGCCTCCGCAGAGGCGTGGCTGTCAGCCCGGCTGCCGCAGCCGCAGTTTCAGCGGCGGCGACGATTAGGGGCGGGGCCGGTCGCTGCAGAGCCCGCCATATGTGAGTGGCTGGGTTTGGGGAGGCGACGTTTCTGGAAGCTGCTGGAAAGCGCTCGAGTGGCGGAGGTGACGCCGGCGGCCAGGGGGTGGGGCGTGATTAAAACTAGTGCGCGGCCGGCAGCGGAGGGATTAACGCTGAGCAAAGAGACTGGCGCGCGGCTCGCTGCGCCCTGGCCCGCGGGAGCCCGGGTCGGACGCCGGCGCGGCGCGAGCAACCCGGTGGGTGGGCGGGCGAGGGAAGGGCTGCCCGGCCGCCGCAGGCTGCGATGGAGGCCCTGGGCCGGCGCGGCCGTGCGGCGCCGCGGTCTCCAGGACTGTGGGCCGCGCGGGGCCCCCGCTGTCCGCTCTCCTAAAGCCTCGGCGAGAGCCGAGCTGCCCCAGAGTGCGTGTTCACAAAGGGTCACCACACACGGAGctgcccctccctgtctccctaaACCCCATCTTCGAGGCCAGGGGCTTTCTACCAGGATTCTGGGgtgttcttcctttcctccctcccagaTCTTCTCACG